Proteins encoded in a region of the Panicum hallii strain FIL2 chromosome 3, PHallii_v3.1, whole genome shotgun sequence genome:
- the LOC112884714 gene encoding uncharacterized protein LOC112884714 isoform X2 has protein sequence MDLAGMKRRELQALCKRHGLPAGGTNADLVARLDAALSGAAGAEEEEDVVGVVARKGCLKRSVGDAGEAKKVTFAVEESRGRRLRSRVVWSPVVAKTRGKRAEAGSTDSAADDGIPSRAGENVPVRRSRRNSLAAAEVEEVEEAVTFGRKRKPKSQEIAEDVAVSAQPVASCRVTRRSSLSGTTVLLPPAVEKKRGRGKAAAGKNKLVTEEQAAEAQGLSAAAPLTVVESKRSRRKGPDVQNSSKVEVSAKTTRSRSVEAVMKSPPVLENKRKRKSGDAQPDVEQPPVAEVPRNDAPVTRSLRNRVVQVNNSVVEETHTTQQPENKMQPNRPATRMHQQVASSVEKEDQVQVAAPSKAPPSRRSKRNNYEANNVNSESNKLISAPVEAKDSKIAHPLTHHNAKAEDVEKQPIVREPVRRSTRKSVASAMLDNEKDLIEEKNPEAHVRRSLQRSIVPVEDIKGAGEEIQNAKGEDAPKQLAVKEPVRRSTRKSVVSAMLEKEKVLIAEKNPGAHVKRSMRKSVVPVQDINGVGEDIQNAKSDDAEKQLVMNQPVRRSSCKSVLPDTLENESGSLVTETNAEAHVRARKSLLPNMLNKEDPDHSKMIRNENFQIGKCEDEKQQKVKEPVRRSRRSVATVMLEEQNKGLHEEKMSTIPVRRSTRKSVALNIVEKGSNRTEKVGREQSGVRTRRLKARDKLTDHAVAVEPVVTSGNELQVDVQNNQGLTVKSPNHNLSDGNETHPGSDKFVSCERVGEEGLKLRKHRTSSMEISSSANDFWNMEDFSGQKFRKQQSTQTPCEKDNTGAIYDKPQRVQQASTSTTSKGRSSKRRRTRTTAPEEVMSAEEANDGMIIREETMDTHKTSHEYSKESSSGTQEICQVSATREGFSSGPLLGTVTLPDEIYTTQSVHKVIPASETGGLAKESSEKSKQPQEHSDIQDDDTHLSEIRNGKLDQSSSITELLPHNAFVSEDKTLMGEDVLPVDFTVGDDEGQSPAAGQGRVGWEANTSESEEKNLADAMSTGLHTKSLQHDIDILAEESGEDVVPMSFTTEEHGIKFKVSPIAVERRVIGQASACESAGKTLTGILSNDLRTKYLQHDRDVLTKEIGEASGSSIQISDSNPEIHCDAIAEESIRAADLGSCPSNGGKGNPLLKNLHDSILPVMNSAQRCSSDGRRSSFGLDFLFTEECKENCSRNVENITVEVDGGNKSSTCVSPDFYVGSDCGLEDEDVQPTGFDADKKLDVDQDAAEEEVVVEEKNYDQHVAPKTDLKAKLNGELTGLDMESDCTIAEKNVRFVEDNPDDEEVTVQVQQANVQEATPECKHEFCLPDETVLHSKKNKGCLSSEEQSPFGLQSLFLQQSIEKSVECGALASATVIAENGFDELKYVHVKCSLKKTRVSEPFSQLDTDEDSCPVSKNEDCMFISQQDKGIEGLSKASLDEESVPSGFSLDAKHIKEVTNSEEVACKGEGSKKLVHSDDLKASSEKTDVNGPDTIENSSFSLATPGYKHDDALSEEAVRTMKKYAGTCSSNPRELLMDLQSLFSKENIEESDLHDGLAFSSAESPGDESIDVEQLVEVHLGSNPSQLESNDLLDELIGCSKTEVLHQGHKGLCSEDREEQKLESPIVMESSLNCNKDVTNSSINGSVVDIVDQRTPSGSALPEDCRMDHNLQREFLDGCSVDSGVAGTIGNPSFNLATPDHEHEGALSEEAVCKMKKYTGTCSGDPRHLLMELQSLFSEGSIIKSDSHDVAFPCSESEGNEPTVCHVEKLVDTLVSSEPDTCQGLRQDLSRAEEKESCVSISMQLNPELEDDEVEKHSLNCEKDTSQILGITRSVLSKTALLPKDSHTIYWQEQELPNDLSPLKSGKEFAICLDESFFRSGTCQSNSQKHIVESNSRPSSCDTEVLQQDHKDESNICNEDKSIPKVLENDMPEAAPVERMDSAIMLPSVAGKSEMSDELLNTELSDEAEEHSLSSDKYTIKNFCTGSAKNDLFALPKDCHMDTCQKQELPDVHYLPKSPGESANCQDESVSGSGPCQTSWQQCINESRSVQVTSNIEAFNQNQEESNQNNEGQITPIPSVVSEAADIERSEREIGLTPPAGPSALPDEQLITKVECHEVDTSSLFDTELLYSKASNLHTDTRKDHPPSDLSAPRSPEESTSFPNSSVPGSVGICQSSRRRGIDELRAKLQSFKVSSTAKGSYIAMSAPLPKQGDNLSQSAIALLRNSENAPAVKLDHPANKRNPDCSVAKDSSRQALQHISGRPRDRL, from the exons ATGGATCTCGCGGGGATGAAACGGCGGGAGCTGCAGGCGCTCTGCAAGCGGCACGGCCTCCCCGCCGGCGGCACCAACGCCGATCTCGTCGCCCGCCTCGACGCCGCGCTCTCG GGGGCCGCTGGTGCGGAAGAGGAGGAAGATGTGGTCGGAGTAGTAGCCAGGAAGGGGTGTCTGAAGCGCTCGGTCGGAGATGCTGGCGAGGCGAAGAAGGTGACTTTTGCGGTGGAGGAATCGAGAGGGAGGAGGCTGAGGTCCCGGGTCGTCTGGTCGCCGGTGGTTGCCAAGACAAGGGGGAAGCGCGCTGAAGCTGGTAGTACTGATTCTGCTGCTGATGACGGAATTCCTTCAAGGGCAGGTGAAAATGTCCCAGTAAGGCGGTCCAGGAGGAATTCTTTGGCTGCTGCCGAGGTTGAGGAAGTAGAAGAAGCTGTTACTTTTGGTAGGAAACGGAAGCCGAAGAGCCAGGAGATTGCTGAGGACGTTGCTGTCAGTGCTCAGCCTGTAGCTTCTTGCAGAGTCACGAGGAGGTCGAGCTTGTCAGGAACCACCGTCCTGTTGCCTCCTGCTGttgagaagaagagagggagggggaaggCAGCAGCTGGTAAAAATAAACTTGTTACTGAGGAGCAGGCTGCTGAGGCTCAAGGTTTGTCTGCGGCGGCGCCACTTACAGTTGTGGAGAGTaagaggagcaggaggaagggACCTGATGTGCAGAATTCATCTAAGGTGGAAGTATCCGCTAAGACCACAAGATCCCGCTCAGTAGAAGCTGTTATGAAGTCGCCCCCTGTGCTTGAGAacaagaggaagaggaagtcAGGAGATGCACAACCAGATGTAGAACAGCCTCCAGTTGCAGAGGTGCCTAGAAATGATGCTCCTGTCACCAGGTCTTTGAGGAACAGGGTAGTCCAGGTTAACAACAGTGTGGTAGAGGAAACTCACACTACCCAACAGCCGGAAAACAAGATGCAGCCTAATAGACCAGCTACTCGCATGCATCAACAGGTCGCATCTTCTGTGGAGAAAGAAGATCAAGTACAAGTTGCTGCTCCTAGTAAGGCCCCTCCATCAAGGCGATCAAAGAGAAACAATTATGAGGCCAATAATGTAAATTCAGAAAGCAACAAATTGATCAGTGCTCCAGTGGAGGCCAAAGACTCAAAAATAGCTCACCCATTGACACACCATAATGCTAAGGCTGAAGATGTGGAGAAACAACCAATAGTCAGAGAACCTGTTAGGCGGTCAACACGTAAATCTGTTGCCTCAGCTATGCTTGATAACGAGAAGGATCTAATTGAAGAGAAGAACCCTGAAGCACATGTTAGGAGATCACTGCAGAGATCTATTGTGCCGGTTGAAGATATCAAAGGTGCTGGTGAAGAGATTCAGAATGCTAAAGGTGAAGATGCCCCGAAGCAGCTAGCAGTTAAAGAACCTGTTAGGCGATCAACACGTAAATCAGTTGTCTCAGCCATGCTTGAGAAAGAGAAGGTTCTCATTGCAGAAAAGAACCCAGGAGCACACGTTAAGAGATCAATGCGGAAATCTGTTGTGCCAGTTCAAGATATTAACGGTGTTGGTGAAGACATTCAAAATGCTAAGAGTGACGATGCGGAGAAGCAATTAGTTATGAATCAACCTGTCAGGCGTTCATCATGTAAATCTGTTCTGCCGGATACACTTGAGAACGAGAGTGGATCTCTAGTTACAGAAACGAATGCTGAGGCACATGTTAGGGCACGGAAGTCTCTTCTTCCTAATATGCTTAACAAGGAGGACCCAGATCACAGCAAAATGATCAGAAACGAGAACTTTCAAATTGGTAAATGTGAAGACGAGAAACAACAAAAAGTAAAGGAACCTGTTAGGCGATCAAGGAGATCtgttgccacagtgatgcttgAGGAACAAAATAAGGGTCTTCATGAGGAAAAAATGTCAACAATTCCTGTGAGGAGATCAACACGTAAATCTGTCGCTCTCAACATAGTTGAAAAGGGGAGCAATCGCACTGAAAAGGTTGGAAGGGAACAGTCAGGAGTCAGAACAAGGAGGCTGAAAGCAAGAGATAAACTTACAGACCATGCTGTGGCTGTGGAGCCTGTGGTTACTTCTGGAAACGAATTGCAGGTAGATGTGCAGAACAATCAAGGCCTGACAGTCAAATCTCCAAATCATAATTTATCTGATGGTAATGAGACACATCCTGGTTCAGACAAGTTTGTATCATGTGAGAGAGTTGGTGAAGAGGGCTTGAAATTGAGAAAACACAGAACGTCTTCAATGGAAATATCATCTTCAGCCAATGATTTCTGGAATATGGAAGATTTTAGTGGACAGAAATTCAGGAAGCAACAGAGCACACAAACACCATGTGAAAAAGATAACACAGGAGCTATCTATGATAAGCCACAGAGAGTACAGCAGGCGTCAACTTCCACAACTTCGAAGGGAAGGTCTTCAAAGAGGAGACGGACAAGGACAACTGCTCCAGAAGAAGTTATGTCCGCCGAGGAGGCAAATGATGGCATGATTATCAGGGAAGAAACAATGGACACACATAAAACGTCTCATGAATATAGTAAGGAGTCTAGTAGCGGAACTCAAGAAATTTGTCAGGTTAGTGCCACAAGGGAAGGGTTCTCTTCAGGTCCATTGCTTGGGACAGTAACACTCCCTGACGAGATTTACACAACACAGAGTGTACACAAGGTGATACCTGCATCAGAAACTGGTGGCCTTGCAAAGGAAAGTTCGGAGAAGAGTAAACAACCTCAAGAACACTCTGACATTCAAGATGATGATACCCATTTATCTGAAATAAGAAATGGGAAATTGGATCAATCATCAAGCATCACAGAACTACTCCCACACAATGCTTTTGTCTCAGAGGACAAAACATTGATGGGTGAAG ATGTTTTGCCTGTTGACTTCACTGTTGGAGATGATGAAGGGCAAAGCCCTGCAGCTGGGCAAGGAAGAGTTGGCTGGGAAGCAAATACAAGTGAGTCTGAAGAAAAGAACCTAGCTGATGCCATGTCCACTGGTCTCCACACCAAAAGTCTGCAACATGATATTGACATACTAGCTGAAGAGTCCGGTGAAG ATGTTGTGCCAATGAGTTTCACTACTGAAGAGCATGGAATAAAATTTAAAGTGAGCCCTATAGCTGTGGAAAGGAGAGTTATTGGGCAAGCAAGTGCATGTGAATCTGCAGGGAAAACATTAACTGGCATCTTGTCTAATGATCTCCGCACCAAATATCTGCAACATGATCGTGACGTACTGACTAAAGAGATTGGTGAAG CTTCGGGATCTTCCATACAAATATCAGACAGTAATCCAGAAATTCACTGTGATGCGATTGCTGAAGAAAGTATTCGAGCTGCTGATCTTGGGAGCTGTCCCAGCAATGGTGGAAAAGGGAACCCTCTTTTGAAAAATCTGCACGACAGTATTCTTCCAGTAATGAATTCTGCTCAGAGATGTTCATCAGATGGAAGACGTTCATCATTTGGTCTTGATTTTCTGTTTACAGAAGAGTGCAAAGAAAACTGTTCCAGAAATGTCGAAAATATTACTGTAGAAGTTGATGGTGGAAACAAATCTAGCACCTGTGTAAGTCCTGATTTCTATGTGGGATCAGATTGTGGTTTGGAAGATGAGGATGTGCAGCCTACTGGATTTGATGCTGATAAGAAACTTGATGTGGATCAGGATGCCGCAGAAGAAG AAGTTGTTGTTGAGGAGAAAAATTATGATCAACATGTTGCTCCCAAAACTGACCTAAAAGCAAAGTTAAATGGTGAACTTACTGGTCTTGATATGGAATCAGATTGTACCATTGCTGAAAAGAACGTGAGGTTTGTTGAAGATAATCCTGATGATGAAGAAGTTACAGTTCAGGTCCAGCAGGCTAATGTACAAGAAG CAACACCAGAGTGTAAACATGAATTTTGTTTGCCCGACGAAACAGTATTGCATTCAAAGAAGAACAAGGGATGTTTATCAAGTGAAGAACAATCACCATTTGGCCTACAATCCCTGTTCTTGCAGCAAAGCATAGAAAAATCTGTGGAGTGTGGTGCTCTTGCTTCTGCCACAGTTATTGCAGAAAATGGATTTGATGAATTAAAATATGTTCATGTGAAGTGTTCACTAAAAAAGACTCGTGTGTCAGAACCTTTTTCACAACTTGATACTGATGAAGACAGTTGTCCGGTTTCCAAAAATGAAGATTGTATGTTCATATCCCAGCAAGATAAGGGAATAGAAG GATTATCAAAGGCAAGCCTTGATGAAGAATCGGTTCCATCAGGCTTTTCGTTGGACGCAAAGCACATCAAAGA GGTCACTAATTCTGAGGAAGTGGCCTGTAAGGGAGAAGGAAGTAAGAAACTTGTCCATTCTGATGACCTTAAAGCTTCATCTGAAAAAACAGATGTCAATGGGCCAG ATACTATTGAAAATTCTTCATTTAGTTTAGCAACTCCTGGTTATAAGCATGATGATGCTTTGTCTGAGGAAGCAGTGCGCACAATGAAGAAATATGCTGGAACATGCTCATCCAATCCCAGAGAATTACTTATGGACCTGCAGTCCCTGTTCTCAAAGGAAAACATTGAAGAATCTGATCTGCATGATGGACTTGCATTCTCAAGTGCTGAAAGTCCAGGAGATGAATCAATTGATGTTGAACAACTGGTTGAGGTACATCTTGGTTCTAATCCGTCTCAGTTAGAATCAAATGATCTCTTGGATGAACTGATTGGGTGTTCGAAGACTGAAGTGCTGCATCAGGGTCATAAAGGTCTATGCAGTGAGGATAGAGAAGAGCAAAAGCTGGAAAGCCCAATAGTTATGGAATCTAGCCTTAACTGTAATAAAGATGTTACTAATTCTTCAATCAATGGGTCTGTTGTGGATATTGTTGATCAAAGAACTCCATCTGGTTCGGCTTTACCAGAAGATTGTCGTATGGATCATAACCTGCAACGAGAGTTTTTAGATGGCTGCTCAGTGGATTCTGGTGTAGCAG GTACTATTGGGAACCCTTCATTTAATTTAGCGACTCCTGATCATGAACATGAAGGTGCTTTGTCTGAGGAAGCAGTGTGCAAAATGAAAAAATATACTGGAACATGCTCGGGAGATCCCAGACATTTACTCATGGAGCTGCAGTCTCTTTTCTCAGAGGGAAGCATTATAAAATCCGATTCGCATGATGTTGCATTTCCATGTTCTGAAAGCGAAGGAAATGAACCTACCGTTTGCCATGTTGAGAAACTGGTTGACACACTTGTTTCTTCAGAACCTGATACGTGCCAAGGCCTTCGTCAAGATCTCAGCAGAGCTGAAGAAAAAGAGAGCTGCGTGTCTATTTCCATGCAACTAAATCCTGAGCTGGAGGACGATGAAGTGGAGAAACACAGCTTAAACTGTGAGAAAGACACCAGTCAGATTCTTGGTATAACTAGATCTGTGCTGAGCAAAACAGCCCTTTTGCCCAAGGACAGTCATACCATTTATTGGCAGGAACAGGAGCTACCAAATGACTTATCCCCACTTAAATCTGGTAAGGAATTTGCAATCTGTCTGGATGAGAGTTTTTTCAGATCTG GAACTTGTCAATCTAACAGCCAGAAGCACATAGTTGAAAGCAACTCCAGGCCATCAAGTTGTGATACTGAAGTGCTCCAGCAAGATCATAAAGACGAAAGCAACATATGTAATGAAGACAAAAGCATTCCAAAAGTCCTTGAAAATGACATGCCTGAAGCTGCCCCAGTTGAACGAATGGACAGTGCAATAATGCTGCCCTCAGTTGCTGGAAAGTCAGAAATGTCTGATGAGCTGCTTAACACCGAGCTGAGTGATGAAGCTGAGGAACACAGCCTTAGTTCTGATAAATATACAATTAAAAATTTCTGTACTGGGTCAGCAAAAAACGATCTGTTCGCCCTGCCCAAGGACTGCCATATGGACACTTGCCAGAAACAGGAGCTCCCAGATGTCCATTATTTACCTAAATCTCCTGGAGAATCTGCAAATTGTCAGGATGAGAGTGTTTCAGGATCAG GACCTTGTCAGACTAGTTGGCAACAGTGTATAAATGAAAGCAGGAGTGTGCAGGTGACTTCTAATATTGAAGCGTTCAATCAAAATCAGGAGGAAAGCAACCAAAATAATGAAGGTCAAATTACTCCTATTCCTAGCGTTGTGTCTGAAGCTGCAGATATTGAAAGATCAGAAAGGGAAATAGGTCTGACCCCTCCTGCAGGACCGTCAGCATTGCCGGATGAGCAGCTTATCACGAAGGTGGAGTGCCACGAAGTGGACACTTCGAGCTTATTTGATACGGAATTGCTGTACAGCAAAGCATCCAATTTGCACACAGACACTCGCAAGGATCATCCTCCAAGTGATCTATCTGCTCCGAGATCTCCCGAGGAATCTACATCTTTTCCCAATTCCTCTGTTCCGGGATCAGTAG GAATCTGTCAAAGCAGCAGGCGAAGAGGTATAGACGAACTCCGTGCCAAGCTGCAGAGTTTCAAAGTTTCCAGCACTGCAAAAGGAAGCTACATTGCTATGAGTGCCCCTCTCCCGAAGCAAGGTGACAACCTGAGCCAATCTGCAATCGCGTTGCTCCGGAACAGCGAGAATGCACCTGCTGTTAAACTAGACCATCCTGCTAATAAGCGGAACCCTGACTGTTCGGTCGCAAAGGACTCGTCAAGACAAGCGCTGCAGCACATCAGTGGAAGACCAAGGGATCGCCTATAG